The Ananas comosus cultivar F153 linkage group 7, ASM154086v1, whole genome shotgun sequence genome has a window encoding:
- the LOC109713406 gene encoding peptidyl-prolyl cis-trans isomerase CYP20-1-like: MVGARNRSIPISKPVLWLLVFFATIALIQAKSSKESLKEVTHKVFFDIEIGGKPAGRIEMGLFGKTVPKTAENFRALCTGEKGIGKSGKPLHYKGSSFHRIIPSFMLQGGDFTLGDGRGGESIYGTKFADENFKIKHTGPGLLSMANAGQDTNGSQFFITTVTTSWLDGKHVVFGKVLSGMDVVYKIEAEGRQNGTPKSNVVIADSGELPL; the protein is encoded by the exons atgGTGGGTGCTCGGAATCGATCGATCCCGATCTCGAAGCCCGTGCTATGGCTTCTGGTGTTCTTCGCCACGATCGCGTTAATCCAG GCTAAAAGTTCGAAGGAAAGTTTGAAGGAAGTAACACACAAGGTTTTCTTTGATATTGAGATTGGTGGGAAACCAGCAG GTCGAATTGAGATGGGCCTATTTGGGAAGACCGTTCCTAAAACAGCCG AAAACTTCCGAGCTCTTTGCACGG GTGAGAAAGGTATTGGCAAAAGTGGGAAGCCACTTCACTACAAGGGAAGCTCATTCCACAGAATCATACCCAGCTTTATGCTCCAAGGGGGCGACTTTACACTCGGCGACGGGAGGGGTGGAGAGTCTATTTATGGTACAAAATTTGCTGATGAGAACTTCAAAATCAAACACACTGGACCAG GGCTTCTATCGATGGCAAATGCCGGTCAGGATACTAATGGATCTCAGTTCTTCATAACCACTGTAACAACCAGCTG GTTGGACGGTAAACACGTCGTGTTCGGCAAGGTATTATCTGGCATGGACGTGGTGTATAAGATCGAAGCGGAAGGCCGGCAAAACGGAACGCCCAAAAGCAATGTCGTAATCGCCGACAGCGGGGAACTTCCTCTGTGA